TCACCGGCGGCACATCGAGCCTCACCTACGTCGCCGGACTGTCGGGTGTCCCCGCCGGATACGAACGCGTCGTCCTCAAGGTGGCCCCGCCCGGCCTCCAACCGGTCCGCAACCGGGACGTGCTGCGCCAGGCGCGGCTCATGCACGTACTGGCGGGCGTGCCCGGGGTACGGGTCCCGAAGGTGCTGTTCTGGGAGAAGGGCGCGCCCCCGGCCCGCCAGCCCTTCGTGGCCATGGAGCTGGTACCCGGGGACTGCGTGGAACCGGTGCTCGTGCCCCGAGGGACACTGCCGGCGGCACAGGTGCGGGCTCGTGCCCTCGACGCGGCCCGGATGCTCGCCCACCTGCACCGCGCGGACCCGAAACGGACCGCCCTCGCCGTGGAGCCGGTTGTCACGCCCGCCGCCGAGATCAACCGCTGGACCCGGGCGTTCACCACGGTCCCCGAGGACCTGCGCACCGGCTACGAGGCGGTCGCGGAACGGCTGCTCGCCACCGTGCCCGCCACGATGATGCCGGTGTTCACCCACGGCGACTACCGGCTCGGCAACACCCTGTGCGACGCGGACTCGGTCAACGCGGTCATCGACTGGGAGATCTGGTCGCTCGGCGATCCCCGGGTCGACATCACCTGGCTGACCTTCTTCACCGACGAGGCCCGCCACCCGGCGTCCCTGTCGGAGCAGCCGACCGGCATGCCGGCCAAGGCCGAACTCATCGACACCTACGAGGAGACGCGGGGCGAACGGCTCCCGGACCTCCGGTGGTTCGAGGCCCTGACGAAGTACAAGGAGTCCGCCGCCACCGCACTCCTGATCAAGCGTGGCCGCAAGGCCGACCACCTGAACGACATGCACCACCGCATGCTGCCGGCACTCCCGGTGCTTCTGGCCGAGGCGACGGAACTGCTGGGCTGAGCGTGCGGGCGGCCCCGCACCCCGACCGGGGCGCGGGGCGGCATCCACCCGCATCCACCCGCGGCTAGTACAGCCCGCCGTCCACCCGGATCAACGCCCCGGTCGTGTAGCCGGACGCGTCACTGGCCAGATAGAGCGCCGTACTGATGATCTCCTCCGGCCGCCCTGGCCGCCCCACCGCGCTGCGCGTGCTCTCCCGCTTCTCCTCCGACCAGGCCTTGGAGATGTCGGTCAGGAAGGGCCCGGCCGAGATCGTGTTGACCCGTACGGTCGGCCCGTACTCCAGGGCGAAGACGGTCGTCAGCGCGTTCAACGCGGCCTTGGCCCCGGCGTACGGCCCGAACCTGGGCTGCGGGAACAACGCTCCCGACGACGAGATGTTGATGATCGATCCGCCGTCCCCGGCCGCCATCCGCTCGCCGACGAGCGAGGCGAGCCGGAACGGTCCCTTGAAGTTGACCCCGATCACCTTGTCGAACAGTTCCTCGCTGGTCGCGGCCGACGAGGGGGCCAACGGTGACATCCCGGCGTTGTTGACGAGGACGTCGACCTTCCCGAACTCCCCGTACGCCGCGTCGGCGAGCAGGCCGAGGTCGCCCCAGTGCCCCACGTGCGCCGCGACCGGCAGCGCCCGCCGGCCCAGGTCGCGCACCTCCGCCGCGACCGCCTCGCACGCGTCGGCCTTGCGGCTGGCGATCACCACATCCGCACCGGCGGTGGCGAAGGCGAGCACCATCTCGCGGCCCAGGCCCCGGCTGCCGCCGGTGACGAGCGCGACCTTGCCGGACAGGTCGAACAGGTCGGCCGGGGCGATGGACTTCGCGTCGCGGTCGCCGCTCATATGTCCGCCCGGCCCGTGAGGCTGTCGTCCTCGACGATGTGCGCGTACCGCTTGCGGGCGGCCTCCCGCTTCGGCGGGATGTGCTCGCTGGGGAACAGGCCCTCCGCCGGCCGGTAGTTCTTCAGCAGCCGCTTGGCGATCGTGGTGCGGTGCACCTCGGTGGGGCCGTCGGCGAGGGCGAGGTTCGGTGCGGCCATCCACCACTTGGCGAGCGGCAGTTCGTTGGTCGTGCCGAGCGATCCGTGCACATGCAGGGCGCGCTGGATGATGTCGTGCAGCACCTTCGCCGTCTGGACCTTGCACATCGCGATCTGGGTGCGGGCCGCGCCGTGCGGCTGGGTGTCGATGATCCAGGCGGTGTGCAGCACGAGCAGCCGGAACTGCTGCAACTCGACCCAGGAGTCGGCGATGAACTGCTGCACCGCCTGCTTCTCCGCGAGCAGGGTGCCCTGCGTACGACGGGACAGCGCCCGCTCGCACATCATGTCGAAGGCGCGCGCGCACTTGCCCACCGTACGCATCGCGTGATGGACCCGGCCGCCGCCGAGACGTGCCTGCGCGACCTTGAAGCCTTCGCCGGGGCCGCCGAGCATGGCGTCGAGCGGGACCCGGACCTGGTCGTAGCGGATGTAGGCGTGGATGCCCTCGTCGAGGTTGTCGCGTTCGTCCATGGTGCCGACGTTGCGCTTGATCTCGATGCCCGGCGTCTCGGCGGGCACGATGAACATCGACATCCGGGCGTGCGGCGGCGCGTCCGGGTCGGTGACGGCCATGACGATGAGGAAGGCCGCGTACCGGGCGTTGGACGAGAACCACTTCTCGCCGTCGATCACCCACTCGTCCCCGTCGCGCCGCGCGTGGCAGCGGAACTCCTTGGGGTCGGCGCCCGCCTGCGGTTCGGTCATCGAGAAGGTGGAGACGATGTCCCCGTCGAGCAGGGGCCGCAGATAGCGGGCCTTCTGCTCCTCGGTGCCGAACATGGCGAGGATCTCGGCGTTCCCGGTGTCCGGGGCGGCGGTGCCGAAGACGGTCGGGGCCCAGTAGGAACGGCCCAGGATCTCGTTGAGATACGCGAGCCTGACCTGTCCGTATCCCGCGCCGCCCAGTTCGGGGCCGAGGTGGCAGGCCCACAGGCCCTGCGCCCTGACCTTGTCCTGGAGGGGCCGCAGGATCGCACGGGCCTTCTCGTTGCGGGTGTCGTACGGGTCGCCCCCGTGCGGGAACAGGAGGTCGAGCGGCTCGACCTCCTCGCGTACGAAGGTCGTCGCCCAGTCCAGCTTGGCCTGGAAATCGGGTTCGATCGAGAAATCCAGCATGACGAAAACAGTATACTTTTTACAACCCACGGTCCATACTGGAGCGCGTTCTTCGTTGATTGGGTATGCGCAATAGCGCTTCAGGCTCGGAGGAGTTGGTCCGATGCAGCGGCCCATGGAGGGTGTGCGGGTTCTCGAGGTCGCACAGTTCACCTTCGTCCCGGCGGCGGGTGCCGTACTCGCGGACTGGGGTGCCGACGTGATCAAGATCGAGCACGCCGAACGGGGCGACGGCCAGCGCGGCCTGGTGCGGGTGCTCGGGTACGACGCCGTCAGCAAGGACTCGTCGTTCTTCCCGATCGTGGAGGGGCCCAACCGCGGCAAACGCAGTGTGGGTCTGGCCCTGGAGAAGCCGTCCGCACGGCGCGTGCTGGACGAACTCATCCGCAACAGCGACGTGTTCCTCACGAACTTCCTGCCCGACGCGCGGGCGAAGCTGCGTATCGACGTCGAGGACGTCCGGGCGGTCAACCCGGACATCATCTACGTCCGGGGCAGCGGCTTCGGCGCCCGTGGGGAGGAGGCGCGCAAGGGCGGCTACGACAGCACGGCCTTCTGGGCGCGCGGCGGCAGCGCCGCCGGTGTCACCCCGGCCGGTGCGGAGCGGATGATCCGCATGCCCGCCGGTGCCTACGGCGACGCGATCGGCGGCATGACCATCGCCGGAGGCATCGCCGCCGCCCTCTACTCGCGCGCCACGACCGGCGAACCGTCCGTCGTGGACGTGTCGTTGCTCGGCGTGGGCGCCTGGGCGACGCAGTTCACGGTCAACATGGCGCTGATGAACGGCGGCCCGCTCCCGGTGAACGTCCAGCCCCGGTACGGCTCGGCCACCAACCCCCTCATCGGGGCCTACCGCAGCTCGGACGGCCGCTGGATCGAACTGTCGATGCTGCAACCCGGCCGGTACTGGGCCGAGTTCTGCAAGCTGTCCGGCCGCGAGGAACTCGCCCGCGACGAACGCTTCGACAGCACCGAGAAGCTGATGGCCAACGCCGGCGAGGCCGCCGGGATCGTCGCGGAACTCATCGCGTCCCGCCCGTACGACGAGTGGGTCGAGATCCTCTCCCGGGGAGAGGGGCAGTGGGCGGCCGTGCAGAGCGCCTGGGAGGTCGGGCAGGACCAGGCGCTGCGGGCCAACGGTCTCATCGCCCCCGTCGTGGACGCGGACGGGGTCGACCGTGAACTGGTCGCCAGTCCCGTCCAGTTCGACGAGACCCCGGCCACCCTGACCC
The DNA window shown above is from Streptomyces sp. NBC_01451 and carries:
- a CDS encoding acyl-CoA dehydrogenase family protein codes for the protein MLDFSIEPDFQAKLDWATTFVREEVEPLDLLFPHGGDPYDTRNEKARAILRPLQDKVRAQGLWACHLGPELGGAGYGQVRLAYLNEILGRSYWAPTVFGTAAPDTGNAEILAMFGTEEQKARYLRPLLDGDIVSTFSMTEPQAGADPKEFRCHARRDGDEWVIDGEKWFSSNARYAAFLIVMAVTDPDAPPHARMSMFIVPAETPGIEIKRNVGTMDERDNLDEGIHAYIRYDQVRVPLDAMLGGPGEGFKVAQARLGGGRVHHAMRTVGKCARAFDMMCERALSRRTQGTLLAEKQAVQQFIADSWVELQQFRLLVLHTAWIIDTQPHGAARTQIAMCKVQTAKVLHDIIQRALHVHGSLGTTNELPLAKWWMAAPNLALADGPTEVHRTTIAKRLLKNYRPAEGLFPSEHIPPKREAARKRYAHIVEDDSLTGRADI
- a CDS encoding SDR family NAD(P)-dependent oxidoreductase, with product MSGDRDAKSIAPADLFDLSGKVALVTGGSRGLGREMVLAFATAGADVVIASRKADACEAVAAEVRDLGRRALPVAAHVGHWGDLGLLADAAYGEFGKVDVLVNNAGMSPLAPSSAATSEELFDKVIGVNFKGPFRLASLVGERMAAGDGGSIINISSSGALFPQPRFGPYAGAKAALNALTTVFALEYGPTVRVNTISAGPFLTDISKAWSEEKRESTRSAVGRPGRPEEIISTALYLASDASGYTTGALIRVDGGLY
- a CDS encoding CaiB/BaiF CoA transferase family protein, which codes for MQRPMEGVRVLEVAQFTFVPAAGAVLADWGADVIKIEHAERGDGQRGLVRVLGYDAVSKDSSFFPIVEGPNRGKRSVGLALEKPSARRVLDELIRNSDVFLTNFLPDARAKLRIDVEDVRAVNPDIIYVRGSGFGARGEEARKGGYDSTAFWARGGSAAGVTPAGAERMIRMPAGAYGDAIGGMTIAGGIAAALYSRATTGEPSVVDVSLLGVGAWATQFTVNMALMNGGPLPVNVQPRYGSATNPLIGAYRSSDGRWIELSMLQPGRYWAEFCKLSGREELARDERFDSTEKLMANAGEAAGIVAELIASRPYDEWVEILSRGEGQWAAVQSAWEVGQDQALRANGLIAPVVDADGVDRELVASPVQFDETPATLTRAPLFAEHTDDVLRSLGIGEEELIALKIDGAVT
- a CDS encoding phosphotransferase family protein yields the protein MSTVANSTDPIAELTQRTAAALRGWAPEGTVESVEPLTGGTSSLTYVAGLSGVPAGYERVVLKVAPPGLQPVRNRDVLRQARLMHVLAGVPGVRVPKVLFWEKGAPPARQPFVAMELVPGDCVEPVLVPRGTLPAAQVRARALDAARMLAHLHRADPKRTALAVEPVVTPAAEINRWTRAFTTVPEDLRTGYEAVAERLLATVPATMMPVFTHGDYRLGNTLCDADSVNAVIDWEIWSLGDPRVDITWLTFFTDEARHPASLSEQPTGMPAKAELIDTYEETRGERLPDLRWFEALTKYKESAATALLIKRGRKADHLNDMHHRMLPALPVLLAEATELLG